The Streptosporangiales bacterium sequence CGTGGCCGACGCCGTGGTCGGGATCGTCGCCAACCCGCTGTCCGGGCGCGACATCAGACGCCTGGTCGCACAGGCGTCGGTCTTCCCGACCGCCGAGAAGGCGGCCATGGTGCAGCGGATGCTCAGCGCGTCCGGCACCGTCGGCGTCGACCAGGTGCTGCTGAGCACGGACCTCGGCGGCATCTCCGCCGCCGTGCTGCGTGCCGTGCACCGTGGGCCGCCGCGCGGCGCGCAGTGGCCGGACGTGCAGTTCCTCGACGAGGACCCGATCACGCAGGCGGCCGACGACACCACGAACGCCGTACGCAGGATGGTCACGGCGGGCGCGAAGGTGGTGATCTGCCTCGGCGGTGACGGTACCGCGCGGGTGGCCGCGGCCGCCTGCG is a genomic window containing:
- a CDS encoding ATP-NAD kinase; the protein is MADAVVGIVANPLSGRDIRRLVAQASVFPTAEKAAMVQRMLSASGTVGVDQVLLSTDLGGISAAVLRAVHRGPPRGAQWPDVQFLDEDPITQAADDTTNAVRRMVTAGAKVVICLGGDGTARVAAAACGETPLLALSTGTNNAFPVIREATVAGLAAGLLAVGAVD